From the Marinitoga litoralis genome, the window CTGAAACAAAAGCTGAATCAAGGCCAAATAAAAAACATGGAAATATTCCATTATAATTGGTGGTGTGATTATGAGTAATGTATTATCAATAACTTTTGTAGGGATTGTTATTGTATTTTTAGTTTTAGCTATTCTTAGCTTATTCTTTATTTTATTTAAATATATATCTCCTACAGAAAAAAAAGTAAAAAAAGAAATTAACATTCCTCATACAAATCCTAAACCCATATCTTCAGATTCAATAATTGAAGAAGATAATGAAGAAATTATTGCTGCAATTATGGGGGCTATTGCATCTACAATGGGGAATAAACCTTTTAGAATAAATAATATAAAACCTATAAAACCAAATAAAACCTCTAAGATAAGCATGTGGGGAATGTTACCATCTGCTGTAACCTGGAGAGCTAAAAGATTAGGAGGGAGAAAATGATTAGAAAGTTTAATGTAAAGGTTAATGGAAAATCCTATGAAGTTGAAGTTGAAGAATTAAATTCAAATGAATCAACACAACCAGTAGCTCCTGTGCATAAACCTGTTCAACAACCCGTACAACAACATGTGCAACAACCTGTTCAAAAAGTTGAACAAGTACCTGCAAAAAAAGTTGAAACTCCAAAACCAGCAGAAACTCATGTTAGTTCAGGAAATAACGTTGTTAAAGCACCACTACCAGGAGTTGTTGTTGACATAACTGTTTCA encodes:
- a CDS encoding DUF2118 domain-containing protein; its protein translation is MIRKFNVKVNGKSYEVEVEELNSNESTQPVAPVHKPVQQPVQQHVQQPVQKVEQVPAKKVETPKPAETHVSSGNNVVKAPLPGVVVDITVSEGARVSKGQKLLVIEAMKMENEILSDYDGVVEKILVKKGDNVDGDQDLIIIS
- a CDS encoding OadG family protein — its product is MSNVLSITFVGIVIVFLVLAILSLFFILFKYISPTEKKVKKEINIPHTNPKPISSDSIIEEDNEEIIAAIMGAIASTMGNKPFRINNIKPIKPNKTSKISMWGMLPSAVTWRAKRLGGRK